In the genome of Brachypodium distachyon strain Bd21 chromosome 3, Brachypodium_distachyon_v3.0, whole genome shotgun sequence, the window ACTACTCCCTCATTGTGTATGTATACTCCAGCATTTAAGAACACCAATTGACCTCCCTCCCATCTCTCCGTCCATTTCCCCCTATAAATACTTGCAAATCTCCAGTTTTCTTCCCCCACCACTAGCACAGCGCAGCCCAAAGGAACCATCCTCGCAGCATTCTCGCTTCTGCATCTGCAAATCATCACACGGTAACCTCCTTTCTATCTTCTCTCTTCCTAATCACTTCCAGCAATGGATTGTAACTGACTGACTGTGTGTATGCTGGATCATCATGGATATGCAGGCAAGGCAAGGCTTCTGTGCACTCGATACCTGACAGACAGCGACAGCGACCTCGGAGGCAGGAAGGAAAGGATGAGCCggggcaacggcggcggcggcgggaggggcCTGGACCTGAAGCTGCACCTGTCGCTGCCGGCGCGCGGCGACTCGTCGTcgacgatgaggaggatgctggcggcgccggcggacgACGAGTCGTCGCCGAGCTCGTGCCTGTCGTCGGAGAGCGAGCCGCACGGCGGCGTTGGCGCGCTGCAGTGGTCGGACAGCCCTGAGGCGACGTCCATGGTGCTCGCGGCCTGCCCGCGCTGCTTCATCTACGTGATGCTCGCCGAGGCCGACCCCCGCTGCCCCAGGTGCCGCAGCCCCGTCATCCTCGACTTCCTCCACGCCGGCAACGGCAACGCCAATGAAGACCATGGCCgcgacaacaacaacaacaatcaaAACCGCCGCAGCAGGAGGAATGGTAGGAAGGAATGATCGATTGAAAAGAGCCGCGCCCATGATTGATCTCTTGCAAATTGGCAAtcacacagcagcagcaagatcaAGATCAAGATCAAGGAATTTCTAGCTCCGGCAGTTCTTCTCAGATTAGTAGCTAGCGAGTCGTAGTATTAATTACAGTAATTAATTTTTCCGTGCTTCTCCAGTGTAAACCATGATATGCCTGCCCCGTCCGAGTAACCTCGCCAGAGAGATCGTGGCACCGACACAGGAGCATCAAATCGGTCGATCGGTGATGTAATAGTATTAGGCATATCACGGATACATACACCGGAGAAAATACCACGGATATCATTGGTACCGTGTACCTTAATTTCTGTACTTGATTCTTATCTCTTGTTCATCTTCCGTCGTCTCTAAGACAACAACCAGAAAAGGGAGGAGTAATACTGAAGAAAGTACAGGGAAATGAAGAGGTAATTAAGACGATGTATGGACGGATGGGTACTAGTGAGCGTTCGTCAATTCAATTAACACCGATCATGACAAGACCTGTAATATAGGATTAGATGTACTACTACTATACATAATCTGAAACAGTAcaaggcgaagaagaagaagatggtgcGCGCCATGACGCACCGCAATGAATACCAATAAATCCCAACCCCCGGGGTCACTACTGCTTGGCCTTAATACTACGTGCTCCATCCCGTCTGAATATACGTACTAGTGCAAGCTGCCATCTCAATACGTGCATCGCGGTGGCCTTAAAATGCCGCTGCTCTGCCTTGGTCAACTTTGCCACGCCCCATGGAGTATGGATTGATTGATGGATTGATAGATACTGTAATCGATTTATTACGTGCCTTTGGGTCACCTCCTGGGAACGGGATAATAGAACAAAAGCTCACGCGTGCAACGGGACGTGCGATTCAACGTCCACCCAACACGATGTGATCTGCGATCGATCCACGCAGGGTAAGCGCGTCAGTTCGTGCCAACAACTGGCCGTTTCTTTACACAAGATCCTGCCGGAGACCGACGCGGTTCTAGATACAAGGGACACGATCAGAGCCGGCATAAATAGCAGGATACGCCGACTGGGGACCGGAATAAACAGCGTCACCGGCAAGCCGTGTGATATCTACCACTTATCGGCAGTGCAGACATGTAAAACAGAAGGCTCAGACAGGTTCGCCGCACATGATCAAGCAACgatagtacggagtactacagATTAATTAGCACCAACTGCAATCTACACGTTGCTTCCAACGATACTATCTCATTCTCATCTTTATCAGAAACCAATGGTGAAATGTCATACATCGAAGACAATATGCGTAGCCTCCTGCATTGAAATACAGTAATAAGTGGGATTGCAAATTCACATCGGAGACCAGTTGATTGGTGAAACAACAAATGGTCAGGGATCAAAATCCTCCAATTTTCAACACAAGGCATAGTTCTCGGTGATCACTGATCAGCCTGGCAGTGACAAATCTCCGCCTTGTTTGACAATTTGCAACACCTGTAAACCAGCCTTGAAAATTTGGATTCGACGTAATAATCAGAAGTGTAAAGAAGTCATCAAAGTGCTCTGTGTGATATCGCATAACTCTTTGTCAGAAGAAAGGTACCACGTCAAAATACCGCTCCTGGTTGAAGAACATCCTTACATGCTCTGATCTCGGTGAAAAGATAACACACTGGGGAAAGCAGCCTTTCTCAACTTCATACGCCTGCTAAATATGAGACTAGCTGTATCCTCCCAAGGCCCTGCTTGGAATGTTGTATTTTTCGTGGGAGGGGCTGGTAAACTTAAGTTAAACTAAATACCAGCCCTCCCTCTAGATTTACAACAATCCAAGCAGGCTCTAAATAATAAATATATCATCTTTGCTGTCAGTTGATCATCCAAATTTTCCATACTGGGATAAAATGTTGATGGAAAGTTGCAACTAAAAAGGCACATCACATGGAACATGCATACCTAAATCCCTAAATAATCTATGTGACGTGATGATATGTCATACAGCATATTCTGGAACCCAGCATAGTTGTAATTAAATTTTACTCAACACAAGTGTATGATGAAAGCACCTCACTTTGCAGTTCTACCCAGCCTAGTAATATCCATGGAGAAGACCCAAGGTAATAAAGGAAGAGAGAATGAAATCCTAACAAGGACGCACAAACCTTGTCATCCTGAAAATGCATATGTGAGTCGGGATAGCATATGGCTGCAACTAAACTACCGGTCTGATATTCTAGTGGCATTCCCACCAACCACTGCTGCTTCGGACATACTGATCAACAATACCAAATTCTTTGTTCTGCTCAACTCGCTTAGCATAGTTCTCTGTGGAAATTGGACCTTTTTTACGCCGTCGGTAATAAATAATTTCCCATGGCCATAGGCGTGCAGCACCAAAGAATTTCTCCACAGGTTGGTTCAATAAACCTATCTCACGTGCTTCCATTCCATAGTGCTTTAGAGCCGAGACAACTTCATTCATTGTTAGCTTCAAAGAAATGTCCCTCCCACTTTTTGCCAGATTTTCCTTGTTTGGCTTCTTCACTGATGAAGTGTACCCAGGGTTGGTCTTCTGACCTGGCACTCTATTACCaacaatatcatcatcaacCACACCCTTATGCAAGTTTGCCTCTGTGTGACCTGCCACCTTAACATCCTTGCCAGGTACAGGCAATTCTCCATTGCTTAGGGTATTCAACTTGGATGATGTAACTGGAACCTCATTATTCGATCTTGAACCTCCGGCTTCTTGTTTGTAATCATCCTTGACTTTGAATTCAGATCTTGTTTTGGAATCTAAATTGCTCCCAAGAGTTGAGTTCACCAGAACATCTAAGTTCTTGTTCCCTGCAGCAGGCAGAGAGTCGCATTGTGGTGAAACAGACACTGATAATGGACCAGGATAGCTGATATTTGATATCGACCTCAACTTTAATCCTTCAGGCTGGATTGGCTGAGATGATTTTGAACTATAATTTGCAGAATGAGATGGAGACTGTGCTCTCGAATGAGAACAGGAAGATCTGGATCTTGAGTATGCGGAACTCCTGTCAGAAGAGAGAGATGGCTCACGGGATCTTTTTGACTTGTTTCCAATATTTCCAATTTGTGCTTCCTTCGGGACATTTGGCACATTTTGACTGTAAGGGGTATGTCTTCTGTTCAATCTAGACACATCACTCAACCTAGGCGCTCTGCCAGTCCCATCAGAAACTGGTTTCCTGTTATCTTGAACTCTGTGATGTGCTTGAATCATTGGATCAACATGAAATTCTGGCCGTCTCTTCAAGGGAGAACCGAACCTTCTCGGTCCTGGCTTCTGCTTTTCTTTCAAAATTAACCCACCTCCCAATGTTTTGAATTTGCCAACAGCTTCTTCAGAGCAATTACGAGTAACATGGCCAGCAGAGCCACAATTATAGCAGGTTGGACAATATTTTGGTTTATCATGGTTCAGGTCAAAATGCTCGACAGGGTGATTTTGCCACACCTCTGAAAAATGACCATGATCTGCTTTACcaatcttttccttttcttctttcttgccATAGCCATGATAAGGTTCAAAACGGTCAAAATCATCACCATCCTCACCGTGATTTCCCTTTCCAGCGTCACCCCATCTATCATGCTCAATTGCATTTGCATCACTAGTACCTCCGTCGCCCATCTTCATCTCCCCTGGATCTTCATCATCTCCTACATCCTCCAAACCCTCCGCATTTTGATCAGATCTCTTTTCTGCTGCACCATCAGGGTTACAACTCGTAGCATTACTTGTATGGTGATTCTTCTGATCTGCAGGTTCACTGAACCTAAGACTGCCCACACCATCTTTGGATCTCCTTCCATGAGATGACTCTATGAACCTTGAACTTCTCCTGGAACTGAGAGAAAATTTAGGCTGATGTTTTGACCAATTAACAGTTATGCGTTCCCCACAAACAGGTTTCCCATGCAGTTCCCGCAAGGCTCGAGCTGCATCATCACTGGAATCAAACACTGCAAATCCATATCCATTTTTCAGCTTCACTGTGCAGCGTCCAAAAGCCTGAAAAAGGTGTTCAAGATATCCTTGGCGCACATGTGAGGAAAGTCGCCCAATATGCAATGACATCTGCAACAGCAGTTACATGCTTCCTTCAGAATAATCCATGACATTAAATGAAAAGAGATGAAAtaaagcaagatcaaagcaaTAAACATTACTAATGCATAACAAATTTTCACGCTAACAAAGTACAACCATCCTGGGTGTATTACAAGATTTAACTCCAACGACGCTCGcttatgtatatatatggtcaaacaaaaataacattCCCATGCATCTCCTGACTCCGATGTTCATTTCTTGTAATAATTTTATGGGTTTAGCATTGCCAACTGGATTGATATCAAGCAATTGAAGTTAACGTGAACAACTTTGTTGTGCAATCACCGTCTCATATCAATACAAGCATTAAAACTAGACACTCCCAAACACAGAAATGTATTGCAGATATAAGTATTAGATGTAGCTAAAATCTGACAGGATATGGCATCGAAAATCATTTCATGTTCAAGCATAGGGCTCACGAAGTTGCCTACCCCAATGTTTTAGGACACTGGCAAAATCTGAGATTGGCTCgaagggaaagaaaagaaaaaatcttgGTGTTGTATGTGTTAATGACTATGTATATGGCTTTATAGGCCATGATATTCCTTGGTTGACTCTGACAGAACTTCCAAAAGAAGTGGCTACCCATTTGTGTCTTTCCAGGAGTTAGCTTCATGTTGCTTCTTTAAGTCAAGTTCAAACAAGTCAATTAAATTATGTTGGTCAACAGTCTGATACTGATTTCATGAAAAGAACAACTCGAGCTGTTCACTTagatgaagaggaggatgaAGTACCGATGAACTCAGGAAATTCTGCTCTGCTGcgaaattttgttttaatacTTTGCCGGCTTGCCCACGATATCCAAAAAGATTTTCTGTGTAAGACAGCTGTAGCAGAAAATATGATCTTGAACAATAAGATGAGCAACAGATATAGACCTTCTATAAACAAAGGAAAGGCATAGTACAAGTGATGAATTTGATCTGCGTTGTATAAACAAATGATGCTACACTTTCTAATATTTCCTTATCACCCGCTACAGCATCAAGATACCTAAATGTGCCACTGCAAAGCTGCCCCCAAACATGAAATAGCTCTTAACAAATAAACATTCCTTATTTAATGCAGcccaaatgcaaaaaaatcataaattGCACCAGTACATAGTTAAAGTACCTCTGAAATCAAGATAGGTGTACCTAATAGTTGTACTACTTACTGAACACCATCCTCAAATTGATGCTTCGATTGAAGAGTCAAGAAACACTATATTGCAGCTCCATCTATTACTTCAAACAGAAATACCACCTACATTCATGTCTACATGCAACTGTGGTCCCAAATCCCAACAAATCCCCTGCAATTGAACACATCATGCAACAATACAAATGGCACAAAACAGACAacacatgaaaagaaaaacatagaTGTTCAGGATTACAAATTCTGCAACCATATATGTTCCTATAGGCACAATGATGCAGGCGTATTCCAACAAATCCAGTGCCAAATGCTAGGACATAAATATCACATCGCAACACCTGAACGTGAGAACaggaaaattattttttttaccttgtGGTGACCAGGCGATTCAGCAAAGCCTTCAGTATGCTAGTCGAACTTGGGACGACATCCAAGCACTTAGCATGCAGGGGTTTAGCAGGCACAGCAACTGCAAGAAAGGCACACGGAATGGGCAGAAATACAACAAAATAAGGTTTAATCAAATAAAATCGCTCAAATGTTGAGAAGAAGTGTACTCCGAGATGGGCCCTAACACTGGACGGTCGTCGAAATGGATCACgagtagcaaaaaaaaaaattggcacaTAAACTAGGGTTTTACTTATACCAACCTAGGGTTTAATCAAACACATGAAACGAGCTAAAATGaaaggaagatgaagaggaacACTAGGTCATAGCTGGGGAGCGCGCATCGAAATGGAACCCCGCCGCAGCATCATAAATCTCACCCCCAAAACAATCCTCAACGAAAATCGCAACTTGCGCCGCACCCGGAAGCAAGCGTCGACAAAAAGTTGTCGAGAAGAGAAATAGGAAAGCGCTGGATGCAAACCTATATCATGGAAGCTAGAGCATGGGGTGCTTCCCGTGGATCGAATTCGGGAAGGTTGAAGGCGACTGCTTCCGCGTCGCTCAATCTCCTCCGAAAGTCACAGGCAAGCGAAGCTTTTCGTGTGAAGGCAGGCTAAGATTCATTTACTCCCAACAGCAGCTTCGGCGGCTGAGCAGTCTAGGCCCAAACGGCCTGCATCAGGCCCATCTATCTGAAAAGGCTTTATTACCATGGCAGCCCACGAATGAAGTAACAGGCCGGGACCAACATTAAACTGCACACCGTTGGGCTCCTCACGTCAGATTCTGCTCCGGCTCGCAACAAATGAGCGCCACCCACCTATAAAAAATCTGGAGCCGAGCAGACGAGCAAGAGAATCCATCACTGGTAGGCGTCGGCCAGCAACTGCTCTACGAAATTCGGCCAAATTCACTTCCTctgtgaaacaaaagccagcaacagcagcaatgAGGAGGGCTCACATTCTCGCAGTCACGGCCGCCATCGCCGTTGGGCTGGTCGCGCTGCAGAGCGGCGTCGGCGCGACCCCGGAGACGACgtgcagggcggcggcgagcaccgACAAGCGCGTGGACTACCACTTCTGCGTGGCCAGGCTGAGCCAGCACCACGACAGCCCCGACGCCGACACGTGGGGCCTGGCCAAGGTGGCCGCCGACGTGGGCGTCCTGATGGCCGGCAACGGGGTGTACGACATCAAGCGCATGCTGGCCGACAAGTCGCCGCCAGCGGCGCCAGTTGGGGCCAAGAAgaaggcgcgggcggcgctggAGCAGTGCGAGGCGCTGTACGACAGGATGGGGTCCGCGTTCGCCGAGGCGTACGACGGGATCAGCAGGCGCGACTACGCGGcggggaaggagaaggcgcGGGAGGCCCTGACCCTGGCGCACCGCTGCGGCGACGCCTTCGCCCGGGCCGGCGTCCAGTCGCCGCTGGCGAAGCAGAGCGCCGACTCCGTCGAGATGGCCATCGTCTGCACGGCCATCACCAACCTCATCCACTGATGCCATTTTACTCTGCTTGTGTTCCACCGACGCCTTCCGACGTTGTCTTGTGCGCTTGTGTTCGTCGTGTCTCTGGACAATGCAGTACGTGTAAATCGCGGTTCTTGATGATCGGGTGCTGTAGCGAACTATTAGAAGGAATAAAATTAACCGCGTGATTTTATTGCATCTAATACTAGTTGACAGCTgatttgattaatttgctTGCTTGGGAGACTGCTCGATGCGGTGTTCCTGtctctcttttcccttctTCGCTGATAGTTGTGTAAAAGATCTGGACGGGAGACTGGGAACGCATCGAGCCATCGGCGCTGCTCCGCCCTGGGGAGAGGCTCTGCCGCTGGTCCAGCACACGTCCGTGGCGAGGCAGCTCCGACCGGCATCCGCCACGTATGGGAAACGGAGTACCGCTCGGAACAGAGTGTGTCGACAGAGGGAAGCGGTGTGTCACCGTCCATGCTGGGCGCGTGGCGCGAGGCTGCATGCAGGGGGCCCGTGGCACGTGGTGCTGCCAGATCAGTCCAGACACTTGGCGCCCTGAGCGCGGCTATCAGGTACGGCG includes:
- the LOC100842870 gene encoding uncharacterized protein LOC100842870, yielding MEELLPHCVCILQHLRTPIDLPPISPSISPYKYLQISSFLPPPLAQRSPKEPSSQHSRFCICKSSHGKARLLCTRYLTDSDSDLGGRKERMSRGNGGGGGRGLDLKLHLSLPARGDSSSTMRRMLAAPADDESSPSSCLSSESEPHGGVGALQWSDSPEATSMVLAACPRCFIYVMLAEADPRCPRCRSPVILDFLHAGNGNANEDHGRDNNNNNQNRRSRRNGRKE
- the LOC100843176 gene encoding uncharacterized protein LOC100843176; translated protein: MSLHIGRLSSHVRQGYLEHLFQAFGRCTVKLKNGYGFAVFDSSDDAARALRELHGKPVCGERITVNWSKHQPKFSLSSRRSSRFIESSHGRRSKDGVGSLRFSEPADQKNHHTSNATSCNPDGAAEKRSDQNAEGLEDVGDDEDPGEMKMGDGGTSDANAIEHDRWGDAGKGNHGEDGDDFDRFEPYHGYGKKEEKEKIGKADHGHFSEVWQNHPVEHFDLNHDKPKYCPTCYNCGSAGHVTRNCSEEAVGKFKTLGGGLILKEKQKPGPRRFGSPLKRRPEFHVDPMIQAHHRVQDNRKPVSDGTGRAPRLSDVSRLNRRHTPYSQNVPNVPKEAQIGNIGNKSKRSREPSLSSDRSSAYSRSRSSCSHSRAQSPSHSANYSSKSSQPIQPEGLKLRSISNISYPGPLSVSVSPQCDSLPAAGNKNLDVLVNSTLGSNLDSKTRSEFKVKDDYKQEAGGSRSNNEVPVTSSKLNTLSNGELPVPGKDVKVAGHTEANLHKGVVDDDIVGNRVPGQKTNPGYTSSVKKPNKENLAKSGRDISLKLTMNEVVSALKHYGMEAREIGLLNQPVEKFFGAARLWPWEIIYYRRRKKGPISTENYAKRVEQNKEFGIVDQYVRSSSGWWECH
- the LOC100843478 gene encoding pectinesterase inhibitor 8; translated protein: MRRAHILAVTAAIAVGLVALQSGVGATPETTCRAAASTDKRVDYHFCVARLSQHHDSPDADTWGLAKVAADVGVLMAGNGVYDIKRMLADKSPPAAPVGAKKKARAALEQCEALYDRMGSAFAEAYDGISRRDYAAGKEKAREALTLAHRCGDAFARAGVQSPLAKQSADSVEMAIVCTAITNLIH